The region GCTGCGAACAAATAAAAATAGAGTAATATTATTTTACGAGTGTTTGTGAGAAGTAGATGAGTTTGTTTTAGAAAGtgcaaagaggtttagaaaagatataatattaaatttttgtgTATAATAAATttcactttatttttaaaatatatatatatatatatgagactttcacaaattaattattttactctttaaaatttaaactaaatataaaaataattttatattctaATTCTCACATTTATTTTATCCTTTACCAAACACCGCCTTATTATaatgttgtaatttaaattcatgTATTCAAAGAATACAATACtctatttgtatatttttatatagtaaaacattatttttttttcattagaaAAATATCTTGCAGTCAATATTGGAGACCAAAGCAATATGTGTATCTTGTCAATGATCAAGCAAGAAAGTCAATTGATTTAACATGAAGATAATCGTTATTCCTATTTATAATcgttattttgttttattttatttactacATGTATTTTACACTAACCAATCTGTCACATTAGAAATTGGATAAAAAAAGAAGGGTACCACTTCAATGGTGTGTAATGAGAactccaattttttattttacatataataataataactattgTAGTCACATCAAACCTGTTTCAAATTTATAATCATAACTTATATACGTATAAAAAATGTAAGATTCACCGTGCATAAAAAGCATACACTATTATAATAGTTACTGTTGATGAATATTTAAAATTTCTATCTAAAATTTAACTTTCAACCATGAACATTACATATAAAagcacttatatatatatattaaaataatgacttaacagagagagagagaaagagtgaaagATCAAAGACACTATTATTGATACTGATAATCATGTAAATGACTGCTTGTGTTGCATACAAAACAGATTAGTAAAAGCAACTTAAACCAACAGAAGCTGATATTACAAATCAAGCATTATTTCTGGTATCACCTTATTCTATTGCTTTTAATTCTCAACAAATTATATAACCCTTTTAAGCAAAACAAATAGATTAATTGCATTTCCTGAGTTGTAGATTGAGGACGACTGTTCTTCAACTTTCTTTTGAAACAAATCAAAGAGCTCGTCTAAAGTCTCTTCTTGAAGATCGAAATGCTCTTTAAAGATTCCTCCCATGCCCCCTCTTATTGCGGAGGACATCACTTTGGGTTGAGGCCTTTCTTGGTCTAGGCTCTCCATTATTTCTATGCTAAAACATCCATTTTGTTTCACCACTGTTTCCAGCTCTTGAGGAGATGTAAAATATACTGGAAGGTTTAAGGTGTCTAGTTTCTCATGACTGATCTTACCCTGTTTCAagatattaaaacaaaaaaaaattaaaggtaGATCATAAGAAACTAGTTATgtatgttaaaaaaaaaactttaattaCCATAAATAAGATTACTCTACTTGTAACCAATTAGTTTCAAGAACCTTATATGCCTAGCAATAGAAGCTTGATCAGATCCAAATACTAAGACTCACAAGGTTCTATCTTAACACCAatcttgtaaaatagttcaatATTCTCACATTTTTTCATGTGGAAATACTACAATCAGTTTATACAAAAGTAAGAACAAACAGAAATTCTTCAAAGGGTGATCATGATACCATACCTGGTTTGCCATGTCCATGAGGCAAGACCCCAGAAGTGTAGCAGTCTTATTCACAAAAGTTTCAGAATGAAGTGTTCCGTTGGGGCGGGCAGGGAAGATGAAAGCCATTAATCCTCCGAGGACAACCTCTTCTGCTCTATCTTTGAGAAAGCTCTCCATATCTTTAGCATGTTGAGCTTCAAAACACTTGACAACTTCATCAGAAGAATGGGAATAGTTTATTCTGCCTTTGTTATAAGCAGCAGATCCTTTGTCCATCACCTCTGCTGGGACTCTTGAAAGAACTTGGACAGCAGCATATGAGGAGTGCACAAAATGAAGAGACTCACTTGGAAATGCTCGGCCATGGAAAGAACCGGGCACTCCTGCGGCGAAATACCGCCTTTCAGAAGGAAGGGATTTGAAAAGCTGATTGAAATCATTCAAGGCATGATCATTAAAGAAGACTTGGAACTCAGGGAGTTGAGAGATTTCTGCTCCCTGACTTTGACACTTGACCTCCACAGCTTCAATGATATTTTGCACTGCAATAAATGTATTGGGTCCAGCAGCACAGCCCAAATCTGCCACTCTGAAGGTCTTTGAAGATGCAAGGATTTTCATGTCAAGTTTCTCAGTTATTGCTTTGTTAATCAGCTCTTTGGCAGATTGTATAGCATTTCTCTACAAAacaaaaaactgggttttttagTAGTGTACTTTGTTAGAACCATGATAGTATTCTCTGAAGAAAATTGTCAGTGGCCATATAAGTGTTTGAAAATTAAAGTTGATTATTACAACACAAGATTTGATCAACTTGAAGATACCTGAAAGCTGGAGTTTTTGCTGTAACTGTAGCGATCATTTCCACTATTGACCTTCACAACTACCTCAATATTATTAGTTTCTGCCATCtctctattcttttctttgattaCCTTAGATCACAGAGCAGAGGCTTATAAGTACTTGGTTTTGGCGGCTAAGAGTTTTCAACAAAGTCAGGCCTATGGTATAAAATGTTGGCATTCAAACGCAAAGGCTtggtaacatttaaaaaaataattttttatttaattaattaaaaatttataaattaaagataaaatatgtttgataactctatttttatttattattattttaaattttaaaaataaaaaattttcactttcaaaatttttttcaatagttttcatttttttccttttatgtttttcttctcttcttcaaattaattttgtattgttaaacaaaaaataaaaataaaaattatcaaatacatttattattttttgtttttaaaaacaaaaaacaaaaatatagttaccaaatatatttttattttttaaaaataaaaaataaaaaaataataatatttctatttttatgtttaaaatattcaaaatcaAAAATTTTACTggctcaaaattaaataaataaatatgtattATAAGCCATCTTCTACATTTTTCCATGAACAAAGTTATCTATTAAGTTTCCTTTGTAAAGCTAGATGACACGAATGCATGAATTGATTAATGACTTCCGTCTCCAATTTGAATAGAACATTCTTTCAAGAAAAAGTTTTACAgttaatatttaaaaaacaaatcaATATGTTATCATAATGTTGTAATCAGTGAATATTTTATTCTAAATCATACATTCAAAGTCATGTATTCAAAGAATAGAAAATTAAGAAAGTATTCCAACTGTactaaaaaaatcattattttattactttttcTTTCAATCtgtctaattaattatttttttattatttatctttctctttcttttttatttttttattttaattaataaaaaatatttaaagatataatatttaaatgaggtaaataatgaaaaaaaattaatgtttatgaattctctctcaaaactataaagattgagaaattttGGATTGTTTTTGGGGTATGTAAGGTTGATAAAGAGTGATTTGTTTGGTTTttgtgcttatggtatatttgagtctaaatgactttttcatctacctttacccaATTATAAGTCATGAAAGTCATATTGATTGAGCATGtattgtctacattagtggaaaTCAGTCAGTATAGCAAActtattagataataataatattgAGTGATTTTGTTGAAAGATTTAGTGGGTATAAATTGATTCAAATGcagtttatttattaatcatgattatgaGAGTTTTATTTTTGTCGAATTTAAGTGAAATAGAAAATGTTGAAATTCTATTTTTTAAGATTAGAATTtaacaaacaatttaattaaaGCGGAATAGTTAAACAATTGTTTGATCAGACAAATATTCTGATGTATCAAGACAGAATGTTGATGAATAAGAATAtacgaacagaaagtaaataaactaaaaataacgtAACACAAGAAGTTTTATACGTGGTTCGGAAAACATAGTCCACGGAGCCACGcccagagataaaatcaattagtaaagtctcaagaatacaacaaacaattgacttatacaagctTAGACTCCATTTAAATACTGGTCGCAACCTTGAAGTAtactccactttaataatctAATTTTGACAAACACCAAGAACATGAAATCCCTTCTGAACTTGATGAGTGCTtccttcctcccgaagtgagacccatggaaatcttctcccgaagattgTATGTCACATTCACAAGCTTTATGACCtgtttaagaataaacaacagaaagaaaaataaacaaataaggaGATATAGTTGAAGAAATACTACTTTTTTACATATAAAAGAACTCTTCAAAATATAAAATGTTAGAGTGGTGAAGAGATGAGATTAGTTGTTGCTTAGGTatgatatttatagagtttagaaaaTCCTAAGCAAAGCCAATCTCGTTCTTGATCTCAATCAGATCAAATTAGAGAGTTTCTAAAAATAAATCTCAATTAACTTTACTGCAAATAAATTCAGATGTAACAAAAAATCATTCTGTATCATCAGAATATAGACGAACCTAGACTTAATTTCAAACCAGATTCATTTGGAAATTGAACTTACTTGGGCACAAAGATACTTCAGTTTactcaaattaaataaaataaaataaagaaatatgcTTAGTGACCAATTCTATATTAAACATACTTATTATAGACAAAtttatcataaatcataaacaaacagggaaacttgactatatataatttatttaatataaaatccaTACTTGCCCAAATAAAGTGACAAAATCCACCAATTAccatatataaaattttgaaattatcatagaattggaaaaatatatttaataaaaagtcAGCCAATATTAGGACTTTACAATTTTCCCATTTGGCAACTTTTTagactaaatatatttttatcaatGTGAGCACAAAACCTGGAGCAAAAAATTTGTTAGAGGAATCATTAAGTTTCTAAGAACTCCTCATGCAAACAAGCATACTAACAAAGATAAGAATCATCAACTTCTTAAAAAAGTTTAATAAGACACAACCACACAACTCCCAATAAAAACAGGGTCCAAAGTTGTACACAAACAAACTTTAAAATACCAAAATACCAACTCCTCCCCTTTTTTTTTCTATCAATGTGCCAAaggaacaaaaataaaaagaacaaaagaCAAGAGACCTTGTTAGTGTGgacattttaaattaaaaagaCAGATAAAAATTGATCAAGGATAAAAACTAAACACTCTTGGATATGGCAGACAGCTGATCAAAGATTGCTTGTTGGTGACCTCCATGGTTCCAAGGCGATTATTAACCATTACAAGATCAGCTTTGACAACGAGAATCTCTGATGTCTCAGGAATAACACCAGTTGGAGTAGAGGAACTGGAAGCACCGACATAGGGCTTCAGAGTATCGACGATCTTGGTTCGAACCATTCATTCATGCACACTAGAAAGcacaagaaagaaaaaacagTAGAGAAGAACCAAGGAGAAAGAACAAAAGAAATGATAGAGTGAGTAAATGGGAGAGTGATCGTGGGAATGTGAGGACCAACGTGAGTTATAGGCACAAAATGGGTAGTTACCCGATTCTTGACTAGGAGAGAAAAAATAAACTTTCTGTCTTAATTGTGACCAAATTAAAAATGCAAACAAATATTTTTTTCACGAGTCATTTTTCTCACACAAAACAATTAATATATAGACAGACCTTCACTTTAGAGAGAATATTGTCAAAAATAACACTTAATCAATAGGAAAAAAATTCAAGCAAGATTTTCAAACCCCACACAATTCATTTGGTTTTCTTCCCCccttatttaaaatattttttttgtatttttttattattgtatgacCATAACATTTCCTTTTGCTgctaacaaaaattcaaatcctatAAAACAATTATCAAA is a window of Humulus lupulus chromosome 4, drHumLupu1.1, whole genome shotgun sequence DNA encoding:
- the LOC133831602 gene encoding loganic acid O-methyltransferase-like, which encodes MAETNNIEVVVKVNSGNDRYSYSKNSSFQRNAIQSAKELINKAITEKLDMKILASSKTFRVADLGCAAGPNTFIAVQNIIEAVEVKCQSQGAEISQLPEFQVFFNDHALNDFNQLFKSLPSERRYFAAGVPGSFHGRAFPSESLHFVHSSYAAVQVLSRVPAEVMDKGSAAYNKGRINYSHSSDEVVKCFEAQHAKDMESFLKDRAEEVVLGGLMAFIFPARPNGTLHSETFVNKTATLLGSCLMDMANQGKISHEKLDTLNLPVYFTSPQELETVVKQNGCFSIEIMESLDQERPQPKVMSSAIRGGMGGIFKEHFDLQEETLDELFDLFQKKVEEQSSSIYNSGNAINLFVLLKRVI